A stretch of Dietzia lutea DNA encodes these proteins:
- a CDS encoding lipase family protein, translated as MRARPEYPVPRSAARVLFALIVGVAVALTQSWTPWAPLAAAQSVMDRPGGPVMEPPQPAPFYHADPGVLAAARNGQVINTRDVTMPVFLGYRTTEIAYRSTDTADRPLLATATVVRPPHARPNGPVLSYQHYLNALGQRCAPTETLVNPTLETVQDNVMAFLRVRLDQGWTVVIPDHLGPKVAYPGGQLSARIVLDGMRAVRDDPRFDSAASRFGALGYSGGGIASAWVALMHDEYAPDVDLVGVAQGGVPTDMTTMARMIGNAPHPAFGLAFAAAVGMAREYPEAIRLEDKLTPEGWALFEQLRGRCTATLLALGAFKSVPMVLHGGDLMAEEGLMRAFADNSVRLSPDVPRVPVFMWHARTDPLVPFWDAEETARRYCAEGTPLTWEPGIAPEHLVGAVEKLPAAMTWLQQRFDGVAAGPRCTV; from the coding sequence GTGCGCGCCCGGCCTGAGTACCCGGTGCCGCGGTCGGCGGCCCGGGTCCTGTTCGCGTTGATCGTCGGTGTCGCGGTGGCCCTGACGCAGTCCTGGACGCCGTGGGCTCCGCTGGCAGCCGCGCAGTCCGTCATGGACCGCCCCGGGGGACCGGTGATGGAGCCGCCGCAGCCGGCGCCCTTCTACCACGCGGACCCCGGTGTGCTCGCCGCCGCCCGTAACGGGCAGGTCATCAACACACGCGACGTGACGATGCCCGTGTTCCTCGGGTACCGGACCACCGAGATCGCCTATCGGTCGACCGACACCGCCGATCGGCCGCTGCTGGCCACCGCCACCGTCGTCAGGCCCCCGCACGCCCGCCCGAACGGGCCGGTTCTGAGTTACCAGCACTACCTCAACGCGCTCGGTCAACGGTGCGCCCCGACGGAGACGCTGGTCAACCCGACGCTGGAGACGGTCCAGGACAACGTCATGGCGTTCTTGCGGGTGCGGCTCGACCAGGGGTGGACCGTGGTCATCCCCGATCACCTCGGCCCGAAGGTCGCCTATCCGGGCGGTCAGCTGTCCGCGAGGATCGTCCTCGACGGCATGCGTGCGGTGCGGGACGATCCCCGGTTCGACTCCGCCGCGAGCAGGTTCGGAGCGTTGGGCTACTCCGGCGGCGGCATCGCCAGTGCGTGGGTGGCCCTGATGCACGACGAGTACGCGCCCGACGTCGACCTCGTCGGGGTCGCGCAGGGCGGTGTCCCGACGGACATGACCACCATGGCCCGCATGATCGGGAACGCGCCGCATCCGGCGTTCGGTCTGGCCTTCGCGGCCGCGGTGGGCATGGCGCGGGAGTACCCGGAGGCCATCCGTCTCGAGGACAAGCTCACACCGGAGGGGTGGGCGCTCTTCGAGCAGCTGCGCGGTCGGTGTACCGCCACGCTCCTCGCCCTCGGGGCGTTCAAATCGGTACCCATGGTGCTCCACGGGGGCGACCTGATGGCGGAGGAGGGGCTCATGCGCGCCTTCGCGGACAACAGCGTCCGGCTCAGCCCCGACGTCCCCCGCGTCCCGGTGTTCATGTGGCACGCGCGCACGGATCCCCTGGTGCCGTTCTGGGACGCGGAGGAGACCGCCCGCCGCTACTGCGCGGAGGGCACCCCGCTGACCTGGGAACCGGGGATCGCGCCCGAGCACCTCGTGGGCGCCGTGGAGAAGCTGCCGGCCGCGATGACGTGGCTGCAGCAGCGGTTCGACGGTGTGGCCGCCGGGCCGCGCTGTACCGTCTGA
- the map gene encoding type I methionyl aminopeptidase, which translates to MFGRSRKGVVTARTAGELDAMEAAGRIVGRTLIAVRDAAVPGATTGDLDEVAEQLIREAGAIPSFKGYEGFPGSICSSVNEVVVHGIPGPDTVLRDGDLVSIDCGAILEGWHGDSAWSFGVGSLAPDVAALNDATREVLEEGMLAMLPGNRLTDVSHALEVATRRAEERHGVSLGIVDGFGGHGIGREMHEWPFLANEGKPGRGPRLQEGSVLAIEPMLVLGGETDTRTLSDDWTVVTVDGSPASHWEHTVAVTADGPRILTPRP; encoded by the coding sequence GTGTTCGGCCGGTCGCGCAAGGGCGTCGTCACCGCCCGCACCGCGGGGGAACTGGACGCGATGGAGGCGGCGGGGCGCATCGTCGGCCGCACGCTCATCGCGGTCCGGGACGCCGCCGTCCCGGGTGCGACGACGGGTGATCTCGACGAGGTCGCTGAGCAGTTGATCCGCGAGGCCGGCGCGATACCGTCCTTCAAGGGCTACGAAGGTTTCCCCGGTTCCATCTGTTCCTCGGTCAACGAGGTCGTGGTGCACGGGATCCCCGGGCCGGACACGGTGCTGCGCGATGGCGACCTCGTCTCGATAGACTGCGGCGCCATCCTGGAGGGATGGCACGGGGATTCGGCGTGGTCCTTCGGCGTGGGGTCCCTCGCGCCGGACGTCGCCGCCCTCAACGACGCGACGCGTGAGGTCCTCGAGGAGGGCATGCTCGCGATGCTCCCCGGGAACAGGCTGACCGACGTGTCGCACGCACTCGAGGTGGCCACCCGGCGGGCCGAGGAACGGCACGGCGTCTCTCTCGGGATCGTCGACGGTTTCGGCGGCCACGGCATCGGCCGCGAGATGCACGAATGGCCGTTCCTCGCCAACGAGGGCAAGCCCGGTAGGGGACCGCGCCTCCAGGAGGGCTCCGTGCTGGCGATCGAGCCGATGCTGGTTCTCGGCGGGGAGACCGATACCCGGACCCTGTCGGACGACTGGACGGTCGTCACCGTCGACGGCTCTCCCGCCTCGCACTGGGAACACACCGTCGCCGTGACCGCCGACGGTCCGCGGATCCTCACGCCGCGGCCGTGA
- a CDS encoding adenylate kinase, which yields MRLVLLGPPGAGKGTQAALLSEKLGVPHISTGDLFRANISQGTDLGKEAKGYIDAGNLVPAEVTNRMVKARIAEPDADEGFLLDGYPRSVAQADALKEMLSEAGCSLDAVLEFKVDDDTVVQRMLARGREDDTEDVIRNRMSVYRSETAPLLEYYGGDVKSIDAVGEVEEINARALAALGR from the coding sequence ATGCGTCTCGTCCTCCTCGGCCCTCCCGGTGCCGGCAAGGGAACCCAGGCGGCTCTGTTGTCGGAGAAGCTCGGCGTCCCCCACATCTCGACCGGTGACCTCTTCCGCGCCAACATCTCGCAGGGCACCGACCTGGGCAAGGAGGCGAAGGGGTACATCGACGCCGGCAACCTGGTGCCCGCCGAGGTGACCAACCGCATGGTCAAGGCCCGCATCGCGGAGCCCGACGCCGACGAGGGCTTCCTGCTCGACGGATACCCCCGCAGCGTCGCGCAGGCCGACGCCCTCAAGGAGATGCTCTCCGAGGCGGGATGCTCCCTCGACGCGGTGCTGGAGTTCAAGGTCGACGACGACACGGTGGTCCAGCGGATGCTGGCCCGTGGTCGCGAGGACGACACCGAGGACGTCATCCGTAACCGCATGTCGGTGTACCGGTCCGAGACCGCCCCGCTGCTCGAGTACTACGGGGGCGACGTCAAGAGCATCGACGCCGTCGGTGAGGTCGAGGAGATCAACGCCCGCGCGCTCGCCGCGCTGGGTCGCTGA
- the secY gene encoding preprotein translocase subunit SecY: MLSALASAIKDRDLRKKILFTLGIIILYRIGAQIPSPGVDYPKLRGLLDTAMTGDNAQLYSLVNLFSGGALLQLSVFAIGIMPFITASIIVQLLTVVIPYFEQLKKEGQSGQAKMTQYTRYLTIALAVLQSAGIVALADRGQLLGNGQSVLMDDDVLTLITIVIVMTAGAALVMWFGELITDRGVGNGMSLLIFAGIASRIPAEGVNIYQNSSTMKFAAVMFAVVLIVVAVVFVEQGQRRIPVQYAKRMVGRRQYGGTSTYLPLKVNQAGVIPVIFASSLMYVPILITQLVQGPEPSGDGFWQRYVMQYLQNPSSWGYIVLYFALIIFFAYFYVAIQFDPMEQAENMKKYGGFIPGIRPGRPTAEYLGYVLNRILLFGSLYLGLIAVLPNIFLDMGSGGGDMQNMPFGGTAVLIMVSVGLDTVKQIEAQLMQRNYEGFLK, encoded by the coding sequence GTGCTCTCCGCACTCGCGTCCGCGATCAAGGACCGGGACCTGAGGAAGAAGATCCTCTTCACCCTCGGGATCATCATCCTCTACCGGATCGGCGCGCAGATCCCGTCGCCCGGCGTCGACTACCCCAAGCTGCGCGGCCTGCTCGACACCGCGATGACCGGGGACAACGCCCAGTTGTACTCCCTGGTCAACCTGTTCTCCGGTGGCGCGCTGCTGCAGCTGTCCGTTTTCGCGATCGGCATCATGCCGTTCATCACGGCGAGCATCATCGTCCAGCTGCTCACCGTGGTCATCCCCTACTTCGAGCAGCTGAAGAAGGAGGGGCAGTCCGGCCAGGCCAAGATGACGCAGTACACGCGTTATCTGACCATCGCGCTGGCCGTGCTCCAGTCCGCCGGCATCGTCGCGCTGGCCGACCGGGGACAGCTCCTCGGTAACGGGCAGTCCGTCCTCATGGACGACGACGTGCTCACGCTCATCACGATCGTCATCGTCATGACCGCCGGCGCGGCCCTCGTGATGTGGTTCGGCGAGCTCATCACCGACCGCGGCGTCGGCAACGGCATGTCGCTGCTCATCTTCGCCGGCATCGCGTCCCGCATCCCCGCCGAGGGCGTGAACATCTACCAGAACTCGTCGACCATGAAGTTCGCCGCGGTCATGTTCGCGGTCGTGCTCATCGTCGTCGCCGTCGTGTTCGTCGAGCAGGGACAGCGCCGGATCCCCGTCCAGTACGCCAAGCGGATGGTCGGTCGCCGCCAATACGGCGGGACCTCGACCTACCTCCCGCTGAAGGTCAACCAGGCCGGCGTCATCCCCGTGATCTTCGCGTCGTCGCTCATGTACGTGCCGATCCTCATCACCCAGCTGGTGCAGGGCCCCGAGCCGTCGGGCGACGGGTTCTGGCAGCGGTACGTGATGCAGTACCTCCAGAACCCGTCGAGCTGGGGCTACATCGTCCTGTACTTCGCCCTCATCATCTTCTTCGCATACTTCTACGTGGCCATCCAGTTCGATCCCATGGAGCAGGCCGAGAACATGAAGAAGTACGGCGGCTTCATCCCGGGGATCCGTCCCGGTCGTCCGACCGCCGAGTACCTGGGCTACGTCCTCAACCGGATCCTGCTCTTCGGCTCGTTGTACCTCGGCCTCATCGCCGTGCTCCCGAACATCTTCCTCGACATGGGCAGCGGGGGTGGCGACATGCAGAACATGCCGTTCGGCGGCACCGCCGTGCTCATCATGGTCTCCGTGGGCCTCGACACCGTGAAGCAGATCGAAGCCCAGTTGATGCAGCGCAACTACGAGGGCTTCCTCAAGTAG
- the rplO gene encoding 50S ribosomal protein L15 has translation MTIKLHHLRPAPGAHTDKTRVGRGEGSKGKTAGRGTKGTKARKNVPAAFEGGQMPIHMRLPKLKGFKNRNKVVFQVVNVSDIQRLFPNGGEVGVTELVGAGAVRKNQPVKVLGDGEISVAVTLTVDKVSASAKSKIEAAGGSVSEAGA, from the coding sequence ATGACCATCAAGTTGCACCATCTGCGCCCGGCGCCCGGCGCCCACACCGACAAGACCCGCGTGGGTCGTGGTGAGGGATCGAAGGGCAAGACCGCCGGCCGCGGTACCAAGGGCACCAAGGCGCGCAAGAACGTCCCCGCGGCGTTCGAGGGCGGCCAGATGCCGATCCACATGCGGCTCCCGAAGCTCAAGGGCTTCAAGAACCGCAACAAGGTCGTCTTCCAGGTCGTCAACGTGTCCGACATCCAGCGGCTGTTCCCGAACGGCGGCGAGGTCGGCGTGACCGAGCTCGTCGGCGCGGGCGCGGTCCGCAAGAACCAGCCGGTCAAGGTGCTCGGTGACGGGGAGATCTCCGTCGCCGTCACCCTGACCGTCGACAAGGTCTCCGCGTCGGCCAAGAGCAAGATCGAGGCCGCGGGCGGAAGCGTGTCGGAGGCCGGGGCCTGA
- the rpmD gene encoding 50S ribosomal protein L30, with the protein MANLKITQVRGTVGTKKNQRDSLRTLGLKGIRKSVVREDNAQTRGLINVVNHLVVVEETE; encoded by the coding sequence ATGGCTAACCTCAAGATCACCCAGGTCCGTGGGACCGTCGGGACCAAGAAGAACCAGCGGGACTCCCTGCGTACGCTCGGCCTCAAGGGCATCCGGAAGTCGGTCGTGCGTGAGGACAACGCGCAGACCCGGGGTCTCATCAACGTCGTGAACCACCTCGTCGTGGTCGAAGAGACGGAGTGA